Proteins from a genomic interval of Amycolatopsis sp. cg13:
- the gcvT gene encoding glycine cleavage system aminomethyltransferase GcvT, whose amino-acid sequence MTETPLHEVHKDLGALFTDFAGWSMPVRYASELAEHKAVREAAGLFDLSHMAEIHVRGAQAADVLDYALVGNLTGVKPGRARYTMICDADGGVLDDLVVYRLADEEYLVVANAGNAAVVADALAERVAGFDAVVENRSADTALIAVQGPKAVDVLAAVTDADLASLKYYASVPAVVKGHEVLLARTGYTGEDGFELFVPAAQAPALWALLTEAGQEHGLVPCGLACRDTLRLEAGMPLYGNELSRELNPFAAGLGRVVKFEKPGDFVGRAALEELKKADVPRVRVGLRGTGRRAPRHGYAVLSGDATIGEITSGALSPTLGYPIAMAYVDREHAEPGTALSVDIRGRVEPVEVVALPFYSRA is encoded by the coding sequence GTGACGGAAACCCCCCTGCACGAGGTCCACAAGGATCTCGGTGCGCTCTTCACCGATTTCGCCGGCTGGTCGATGCCGGTGCGCTACGCCAGCGAACTGGCCGAGCACAAGGCCGTGCGCGAGGCGGCCGGGCTGTTCGACCTGTCGCACATGGCCGAGATCCATGTCCGCGGCGCGCAGGCCGCCGACGTGCTCGACTACGCGCTGGTCGGCAACCTGACCGGCGTGAAGCCGGGCCGCGCCCGCTACACGATGATCTGCGACGCCGACGGCGGTGTGCTGGACGACCTGGTCGTCTACCGGCTCGCCGACGAGGAGTATCTGGTCGTGGCCAACGCGGGCAACGCCGCCGTGGTCGCGGACGCGCTGGCCGAGCGCGTCGCCGGCTTCGACGCGGTGGTGGAGAACCGGTCCGCGGACACCGCGCTGATCGCGGTCCAGGGCCCGAAGGCGGTCGACGTGCTCGCCGCGGTGACCGACGCGGACCTCGCTTCGCTGAAGTACTACGCGAGCGTGCCCGCCGTCGTGAAGGGCCACGAGGTCCTGCTGGCCCGCACCGGCTACACCGGCGAGGACGGCTTCGAGCTGTTCGTGCCCGCGGCGCAGGCCCCGGCGTTGTGGGCGCTGCTGACCGAGGCGGGTCAGGAGCACGGTCTGGTCCCGTGTGGACTCGCGTGCCGCGACACGCTGCGTCTGGAAGCCGGAATGCCGTTGTACGGCAACGAACTCAGCCGCGAGCTGAACCCGTTCGCCGCCGGACTCGGCCGGGTCGTGAAGTTCGAGAAGCCGGGCGACTTCGTGGGCCGCGCGGCCCTGGAGGAGCTGAAGAAGGCCGACGTCCCGCGCGTGCGGGTCGGCCTGCGCGGCACCGGCCGCCGCGCCCCGCGGCACGGGTACGCCGTGCTGTCCGGGGATGCCACTATCGGGGAGATCACCAGCGGCGCGCTGTCGCCGACGCTGGGCTACCCGATCGCCATGGCGTATGTAGACCGGGAGCACGCCGAGCCCGGCACCGCGCTGTCCGTCGACATCCGGGGCCGCGTCGAGCCGGTCGAGGTCGTCGCCCTGCCCTTCTACTCCCGAGCCTGA
- a CDS encoding L-serine ammonia-lyase: MAISVFDLFSIGIGPSSSHTVGPMRAAKTFVDGLVEDGVLETVARVQAELFGSLGATGFGHGSDKAVLLGLSGELPEAIDTDTVPAKVAAIRESGRLAVGGTHPVAFDEDTDLTMHRRKSLPAHPNGMVFRAFAADGSVLRERTYYSVGGGFVRDESYETDTVFVEDSTPVPYPFRTGADLLKHCADTGLPVSEIMLQNELSWRSREEVRAGLLEIWQVMVECVRNGYTHEGVLPGGLKVPRRAKSLHDKLLAEDGADDPLYAMDWVSLYALAVNEENAAGGRVVTAPTNGAAGIIPAVLHYYQRFVRGSSDDGIVTFLLTAGAIGSILKQTGSISGAEVGCQGEVGSASAMAAAGLTEVLGGSPAQVENAAEIGVEHHLGLTCDPVGGLVQIPCIERNAVGASKAIHAARMAMRGDGSHVVTLDKAIKTMRETGADMSVKYKETARGGLAVNVIEC, from the coding sequence ATGGCGATCAGCGTCTTCGACCTGTTTTCGATCGGCATCGGGCCGTCGAGTTCGCACACGGTCGGCCCGATGCGGGCGGCCAAGACCTTTGTGGACGGTCTGGTCGAGGACGGTGTGCTCGAGACTGTCGCGCGGGTGCAGGCCGAGTTGTTCGGCTCCCTCGGCGCGACCGGTTTCGGGCACGGCAGCGACAAAGCGGTGCTGCTCGGGCTGTCCGGGGAACTGCCGGAAGCGATCGACACCGACACGGTGCCCGCCAAGGTCGCGGCGATCCGGGAGTCCGGGCGGCTGGCTGTCGGCGGGACGCATCCGGTGGCGTTCGACGAGGACACCGACCTGACGATGCACCGGCGGAAGTCTCTGCCCGCGCATCCGAACGGGATGGTCTTCCGGGCGTTCGCCGCGGACGGTTCCGTGCTGCGGGAACGGACGTATTACTCCGTCGGCGGCGGTTTCGTCCGGGACGAGTCGTACGAGACCGACACGGTTTTCGTCGAGGATTCCACGCCGGTGCCTTATCCGTTCCGCACTGGGGCGGACTTGCTGAAGCATTGCGCGGACACCGGGCTGCCGGTCAGCGAGATCATGCTGCAGAACGAGCTTTCCTGGCGCAGTCGCGAGGAGGTTCGGGCCGGGCTGCTGGAGATCTGGCAGGTGATGGTCGAGTGCGTGCGGAACGGGTACACGCACGAGGGCGTGCTGCCCGGCGGGTTGAAGGTGCCTCGGCGGGCGAAGTCGTTGCACGACAAGCTGCTCGCTGAAGACGGCGCGGACGATCCGTTGTACGCCATGGACTGGGTGAGCCTGTACGCGCTGGCGGTCAACGAAGAAAACGCCGCGGGCGGCCGTGTGGTCACTGCTCCCACCAACGGTGCGGCGGGGATCATTCCGGCGGTTTTGCACTACTACCAACGGTTTGTGCGCGGGTCTTCGGACGACGGCATCGTCACCTTCCTGCTCACCGCTGGGGCTATCGGGTCGATTCTCAAGCAGACCGGGTCTATCTCGGGCGCCGAGGTCGGTTGCCAGGGCGAGGTCGGGTCGGCTTCGGCGATGGCGGCCGCCGGGTTGACCGAGGTGCTGGGCGGATCGCCTGCTCAAGTCGAGAACGCGGCTGAGATCGGGGTCGAGCATCATCTCGGGCTCACGTGTGACCCGGTGGGCGGGCTGGTGCAGATTCCTTGCATCGAGCGGAATGCTGTCGGTGCGTCCAAGGCGATCCACGCCGCGCGAATGGCGATGCGCGGCGATGGCAGCCATGTGGTGACGCTGGACAAGGCGATCAAGACCATGCGCGAGACCGGCGCGGACATGTCGGTGAAGTACAAGGAGACCGCGCGCGGCGGACTCGCTGTGAACGTCATCGAGTGCTGA
- a CDS encoding ArsR/SmtB family transcription factor — translation MPDERRARQIDARTLRALAHPLRMELLDLLTVDGPATATGLGKRVGESSGTTSWHLRQLADAGLVEEDTSRGSKRERWWKAAQDSTRMRAADFVDDPEMAGPLMAFLHQHVDIRYREQARFVSELPRWADEWRDSSTLSSTRMPLTPDESQRLIEEIEAVIERYRRPARPGDETVITQWAAFPHATVPTEDQGES, via the coding sequence ATGCCCGACGAACGCCGCGCCCGCCAGATCGACGCCCGCACCCTGCGTGCGCTGGCGCATCCGTTGCGGATGGAGCTGCTGGACCTGCTCACCGTCGACGGCCCGGCCACCGCGACCGGGCTCGGCAAGCGCGTCGGCGAAAGCTCCGGCACCACGTCGTGGCACCTGCGCCAGCTCGCGGACGCCGGGCTGGTCGAGGAAGACACCAGCCGCGGCTCGAAGCGCGAACGCTGGTGGAAGGCGGCGCAGGACTCGACCCGGATGCGCGCGGCCGACTTCGTCGACGACCCGGAGATGGCCGGGCCGCTCATGGCTTTCCTGCACCAGCACGTGGACATCCGCTACCGCGAACAAGCGCGATTCGTCTCGGAACTGCCGCGCTGGGCGGACGAATGGCGGGACAGCTCGACGCTGAGCAGCACCCGGATGCCGCTCACCCCGGACGAATCCCAGCGGTTGATCGAAGAAATCGAAGCCGTGATCGAACGCTACCGCCGCCCGGCCCGCCCTGGCGACGAAACGGTGATCACGCAGTGGGCGGCGTTCCCGCACGCGACCGTCCCGACCGAAGACCAGGGGGAATCCTGA
- the lipA gene encoding lipoyl synthase: MSAQPEGRKLLRLEVRNSETPIEKKPSWIKTRVRMGPEFTELKGLVKREGLHTVCEEAGCPNIYECWEDREATFLIGGDQCTRRCDFCQIDTGKPAALDRTEPRKVAESVQAMGLRYSTITGVARDDLADGGAWLYAETVRQIHALNPGTGVELLIPDFNAEPDQLAEVFGSRPEVLAHNVETVPRIFKRIRPGFRYARSLDVITQARAAGLVTKSNLILGMGETPDEVTVALQDLFDAGCEIITITQYLRPSPRHHPVDRWVKPEEFVEHAKTAEAIGFPGVMAGPLVRSSYRAGRLYAQTKAHRGEELPENLAHLTAEGPAAQEASSLLARN, from the coding sequence ATGAGCGCGCAGCCCGAGGGGCGGAAGCTGTTGCGGCTTGAGGTGCGCAACAGCGAGACGCCGATCGAGAAGAAGCCGTCGTGGATCAAGACCCGGGTGCGGATGGGTCCGGAGTTCACTGAGCTGAAGGGCTTGGTGAAGCGCGAGGGTCTGCACACGGTTTGCGAAGAAGCTGGTTGTCCCAACATCTACGAATGCTGGGAAGACCGCGAAGCCACCTTCCTGATCGGTGGCGACCAGTGCACGCGGCGCTGCGACTTCTGCCAGATCGATACGGGGAAGCCTGCTGCGCTGGACCGTACCGAGCCGCGGAAGGTCGCGGAGTCGGTGCAGGCCATGGGTTTGCGGTATTCGACGATCACCGGTGTCGCCCGCGATGACCTGGCCGACGGCGGTGCGTGGCTGTACGCGGAGACCGTTCGGCAGATCCACGCGTTGAACCCCGGCACCGGTGTTGAGCTGTTGATCCCGGACTTCAACGCCGAGCCGGACCAGTTGGCTGAGGTGTTCGGGTCACGGCCGGAGGTGCTGGCCCACAACGTGGAGACGGTCCCGCGGATCTTCAAGCGGATCCGCCCCGGCTTCCGCTACGCCCGGTCGCTGGACGTGATCACGCAGGCTCGTGCGGCGGGTTTGGTGACGAAGTCCAACCTGATCCTCGGCATGGGCGAGACTCCCGATGAGGTCACCGTCGCGCTGCAGGACCTCTTCGACGCGGGCTGCGAGATCATCACGATCACCCAGTACCTGCGCCCCTCGCCCCGCCACCACCCGGTCGACCGCTGGGTCAAGCCGGAAGAGTTCGTGGAACACGCGAAAACCGCTGAGGCTATTGGGTTCCCTGGTGTGATGGCGGGGCCGCTGGTGCGGTCGTCCTACCGCGCCGGACGGCTCTACGCCCAGACCAAGGCCCATCGGGGCGAGGAATTGCCGGAGAACCTCGCTCACCTGACCGCCGAAGGACCGGCGGCGCAAGAAGCCAGCAGCCTGCTGGCGAGGAACTAA
- a CDS encoding FadR/GntR family transcriptional regulator — protein sequence MESTSVVSANAALFRPVRVGNAFEETVERLLQAIRLGVVGAGDRLPSERELAERLGVSRVTLREAIRALSDAGYVESRRGRYGGTFVNAKLPDPAERAAGEVDVAGLEDALCLRHVLETGAAEAAAARTLSPADRQHLTGTLAEASAADLADYRRKDSRLHLAIAEVTASASLTSTVADARTRVNQLLDRIPLLEPNLEHSNAQHEAIVDAILAGDPVAARQAMAEHIEGTASLLRAFLS from the coding sequence GTGGAGTCGACCTCGGTGGTGAGCGCGAACGCGGCACTGTTCCGGCCGGTGCGGGTCGGGAACGCCTTCGAGGAGACCGTCGAGCGGCTGTTGCAGGCGATCCGGCTCGGGGTCGTCGGCGCGGGGGACCGGTTGCCGTCCGAGCGCGAGCTGGCGGAACGGCTCGGCGTGAGCCGGGTGACCTTGCGCGAGGCGATTCGCGCGCTGTCCGACGCGGGGTACGTCGAATCGCGGCGCGGGCGGTACGGCGGCACGTTCGTGAACGCGAAACTGCCGGATCCCGCTGAGCGAGCAGCCGGCGAGGTGGACGTGGCCGGGCTGGAAGACGCGCTGTGCCTGCGGCATGTGCTGGAGACCGGCGCGGCGGAGGCGGCCGCGGCGCGCACGTTGAGCCCGGCGGACCGGCAGCATCTCACCGGCACGCTCGCGGAGGCGTCGGCGGCGGATCTCGCGGATTACCGCCGCAAAGATTCGCGGCTGCATCTGGCGATCGCGGAGGTCACCGCGTCCGCGTCGCTGACCAGCACGGTCGCGGACGCGCGGACGCGGGTCAACCAGCTGCTCGACCGGATTCCGCTGCTCGAACCGAATCTGGAGCATTCGAACGCGCAGCACGAGGCGATCGTCGACGCGATCCTGGCCGGCGATCCGGTGGCCGCACGGCAGGCGATGGCTGAGCACATCGAGGGCACCGCGTCGCTGCTGCGCGCGTTCCTCTCGTGA
- the gcvH gene encoding glycine cleavage system protein GcvH: MSIPQNLSYTKEHEWLSVSDGVATVGITAFAAGSLGDIVFVQLPGVGDTVTAGEVFGEVESTKSVSELYSPVSGEVVAVNEATSDTPEVINSDPYTEGWLLQVRLSGDVPELLDASAYAELTQEN, translated from the coding sequence ATGAGCATCCCCCAGAACCTGTCCTACACGAAGGAACACGAGTGGCTGTCGGTCTCCGACGGCGTCGCGACGGTGGGCATCACCGCGTTCGCGGCCGGCTCGCTCGGCGACATCGTGTTCGTGCAGCTGCCCGGCGTCGGCGACACCGTCACCGCGGGCGAGGTGTTCGGCGAGGTCGAGTCGACGAAATCGGTCAGCGAGCTGTACTCGCCGGTCAGCGGCGAGGTGGTGGCGGTGAACGAGGCCACATCGGACACCCCCGAGGTCATCAACTCCGACCCCTACACCGAAGGATGGCTGCTGCAGGTGCGGCTCTCGGGCGACGTCCCGGAGCTGCTCGACGCGTCCGCGTACGCCGAGCTGACCCAGGAGAACTGA
- the glyA gene encoding serine hydroxymethyltransferase yields the protein MTAPFDARLSEVDPEVAAAVAAELDRQQSTLEMIASENFAPVGVLEAQGSVLTNKYAEGYPGRRYYGGCEHVDVVEQLAIDRAKALFGAEHANVQPHSGAQANAAAMFAVLKPGDTILGLDLAHGGHLTHGMKINFSGKLYNVVAYHVDKETGIVDVAEIERLAVEHKPKLIVAGWSAYPRQLDFAEFRRIADLVDAKLMVDMAHFAGLVAAGLHPSPVPHADIVTTTTHKTLGGPRGGLILSRQELAKKINSAVFPGQQGGPLEHVIAAKAVALKIAATDGFRERQERTLEGAKILADRLSRTDCAEAGVRVLTGGTDVHLVLVDLVNSQLNGQEAEDRLHSVGITVNRNAVPFDPRPPMVTSGLRIGTPALATRGFGADDFTEVADIIAETLKPDFDEAAQQALRGRVELLAKKHPLYADLSR from the coding sequence ATGACCGCCCCGTTCGACGCCCGCCTGTCCGAGGTCGACCCCGAGGTCGCCGCCGCGGTGGCCGCGGAGCTGGACCGCCAGCAGTCGACGCTCGAGATGATCGCCTCGGAGAACTTCGCGCCGGTCGGCGTGCTCGAGGCGCAGGGCTCGGTGCTGACCAACAAGTACGCCGAGGGCTACCCGGGCCGCCGCTACTACGGCGGCTGCGAGCACGTCGACGTCGTCGAGCAGCTCGCGATCGACCGGGCCAAGGCGCTGTTCGGCGCGGAGCACGCGAACGTGCAGCCGCACTCGGGCGCGCAGGCCAACGCGGCGGCGATGTTCGCGGTGCTGAAGCCGGGCGACACCATCCTCGGCCTCGACCTCGCGCACGGCGGCCACCTGACGCACGGGATGAAGATCAACTTCTCCGGCAAGCTGTACAACGTGGTCGCCTACCACGTCGACAAGGAGACCGGGATCGTCGACGTCGCCGAGATCGAGCGGCTGGCGGTCGAGCACAAGCCGAAGCTGATCGTCGCCGGCTGGTCGGCCTACCCGCGCCAGCTCGACTTCGCCGAGTTCCGCCGGATCGCCGACCTCGTTGACGCCAAGCTGATGGTCGACATGGCGCACTTCGCCGGTCTCGTGGCCGCCGGGCTGCACCCGTCGCCGGTGCCGCACGCGGACATCGTCACGACCACCACGCACAAGACCCTCGGCGGTCCGCGCGGCGGCCTGATCCTGTCCCGCCAGGAGCTGGCGAAGAAGATCAACTCGGCGGTGTTCCCCGGCCAGCAGGGCGGTCCGCTGGAGCACGTGATCGCGGCCAAGGCCGTGGCGCTGAAGATCGCCGCGACCGACGGGTTCCGCGAGCGCCAGGAGCGCACGCTGGAAGGCGCGAAGATCCTCGCCGACCGGCTCTCGCGCACCGACTGCGCCGAGGCGGGCGTCCGCGTCCTCACCGGCGGCACCGACGTGCACCTGGTGCTCGTCGACCTGGTGAACTCCCAGCTCAACGGCCAGGAAGCGGAGGACCGGCTGCACTCGGTCGGGATCACCGTCAACCGCAACGCGGTGCCGTTCGACCCGCGTCCGCCGATGGTCACCTCGGGGCTGCGGATCGGCACCCCGGCGCTGGCCACCCGCGGTTTCGGCGCCGACGACTTCACCGAGGTCGCCGACATCATCGCCGAGACGCTGAAGCCGGACTTCGACGAAGCCGCGCAGCAGGCGCTGCGGGGTCGCGTGGAGCTGCTGGCCAAGAAGCACCCGCTGTACGCGGACCTGAGCCGATGA